In Selenomonas dianae, a genomic segment contains:
- a CDS encoding PTS system mannose/fructose/N-acetylgalactosamine-transporter subunit IIB, producing the protein MEIAFCRIDDRLIHGQVATVWTKMTGCNRIMCVNDDVAKDEMRKKLLIQVAPPGIKAYVIPVDKAVAAYKDPKYDSFKTLFLFTNPTDVVRAVKGGIPFKSVNLGGKCFKDGDTMISQAVAVNEEDVKAIKELLDMGIEVEIRKLWNEPKGDVMAALKAKGLA; encoded by the coding sequence ATGGAGATCGCATTTTGCCGTATTGACGACCGCCTGATTCACGGACAGGTCGCGACGGTCTGGACGAAGATGACGGGCTGCAACCGCATCATGTGCGTCAACGATGATGTCGCAAAGGACGAGATGCGCAAGAAGCTGCTCATCCAGGTTGCGCCTCCCGGGATCAAGGCATACGTCATTCCCGTGGACAAGGCTGTCGCTGCGTACAAGGATCCGAAGTACGATTCGTTCAAGACGCTGTTCCTGTTCACGAATCCGACCGATGTGGTGCGTGCGGTGAAGGGCGGCATCCCGTTCAAGTCCGTCAACCTCGGCGGCAAGTGCTTCAAGGACGGCGATACGATGATCTCGCAGGCGGTCGCGGTCAACGAGGAAGATGTCAAGGCGATCAAGGAACTCCTCGATATGGGGATCGAGGTGGAGATCCGCAAGCTGTGGAACGAGCCGAAGGGCGACGTGATGGCGGCGCTCAAGGCAAAGGGGCTCGCATAA
- a CDS encoding ATP-binding protein: MAIKDTDYINNLIRELLSLPKETEWVEFKHNNFTPQMIGEYISALGNSAALLSRPKAYMLWGIDDETHKILGTTFNYRSCKKGAEELESWLTHMITPRVNFRFYETEINGMKLTLLEIPSAEKQPIKFQHEEYIRIGSNKKKLKDYPNKERDLWRAFDSTPYELRTTKEKISFEDVLLLLDTSGYYEKTGAALPTNENKIADDFIHEKFIQKDDAGSYAITNMGALLISKNLNDFEGLSHKRVRVIWYEDNSRLDTIREKVFSGGYAVEYNKIVDYILTIIPQKEIIEGSIRKTNLGYPEIAIRELLANIMIHQAIDQTGTNPMVELFKDRIEFSNAGSPLVSIERIVDTVPISRNENLAGFMHKCGICEERGSGYDKVINATSQNSMLAPKIENQSDKFTKVTLYSKVPFNLISKEDRIRTCYMQTCFLYVKGEAISNNAVRNLFDISDKDKYKASRIIKDTLEAKLIKPVDENTAPRYMKYIPFWA; encoded by the coding sequence ATGGCAATAAAAGATACCGATTACATAAACAATTTAATCAGAGAGCTGCTTTCATTGCCAAAAGAAACCGAATGGGTTGAATTTAAGCATAACAATTTCACCCCACAAATGATAGGAGAATACATCTCTGCTCTTGGGAACTCTGCAGCTTTATTAAGCAGACCCAAAGCATATATGCTTTGGGGAATAGATGACGAAACGCATAAAATTCTAGGCACTACATTTAATTACAGGAGTTGTAAAAAAGGGGCAGAAGAGCTTGAATCATGGCTAACGCATATGATTACTCCTCGCGTAAATTTCCGATTTTACGAAACTGAAATAAACGGAATGAAATTAACGTTGCTTGAAATTCCATCGGCAGAAAAACAACCGATTAAATTTCAGCACGAGGAGTATATAAGGATTGGCAGTAATAAGAAAAAGTTAAAGGACTATCCAAATAAGGAAAGGGATTTGTGGCGAGCTTTTGACAGTACACCTTATGAACTTAGAACTACAAAAGAGAAAATCTCATTTGAAGACGTTCTTTTGTTGCTTGACACATCGGGATATTATGAAAAAACTGGGGCTGCACTGCCAACAAATGAAAATAAGATAGCAGATGATTTTATCCATGAGAAATTTATCCAGAAAGATGATGCCGGAAGTTATGCAATTACTAATATGGGGGCATTACTGATTTCTAAAAATCTCAATGATTTTGAAGGACTGTCCCATAAACGCGTAAGAGTGATTTGGTATGAGGATAACAGCAGACTTGATACTATCAGAGAAAAAGTATTTAGTGGCGGTTATGCCGTAGAGTACAATAAAATTGTGGATTATATATTAACAATTATTCCGCAAAAAGAAATCATAGAGGGTTCTATAAGAAAAACCAATTTAGGGTATCCGGAAATAGCCATTCGTGAACTGCTTGCCAATATTATGATCCATCAAGCAATCGACCAAACAGGAACAAATCCGATGGTAGAGTTATTCAAGGATAGAATAGAATTTTCAAATGCAGGTTCTCCGCTGGTTTCAATAGAGCGCATCGTAGATACCGTTCCGATTTCAAGAAACGAAAACCTTGCAGGATTTATGCACAAATGCGGTATTTGCGAAGAGCGCGGAAGCGGATATGATAAGGTCATAAACGCCACAAGCCAAAATTCAATGTTAGCGCCTAAAATTGAAAATCAGAGCGATAAATTCACAAAAGTAACACTGTACTCAAAAGTTCCATTCAATCTGATCAGTAAAGAGGATCGGATCCGAACATGTTATATGCAAACATGTTTTCTTTATGTGAAAGGGGAGGCGATTAGCAATAATGCTGTCAGAAACTTGTTTGATATTAGCGATAAAGACAAATATAAAGCATCCAGGATCATCAAAGATACTTTAGAGGCTAAACTAATTAAACCGGTGGATGAAAATACTGCTCCGAGATACATGAAATACATCCCATTCTGGGCTTGA
- a CDS encoding MurR/RpiR family transcriptional regulator: MQLTERINAHLRDLSDADRCIWRYIEGNRAAACRASIHELARACAVSSASVVRFAQKLGFDGFGEMKAVMRMEKTAYPVPAKDIRTSLGSFYDQTWRELMRRDYTRASRLIREAHRVFAYASGYVQTNVMQEMKRLFVYDNIFIYEIAGREEFYSVYQTAGKDDLFIFISLSGESERVVEFADRLNLKGVPILSITEMRHNALAARSTENLYVMPAEFALPENEARLQFKSMLAYFLLLEIWYVHYRLFVQESEA, encoded by the coding sequence ATGCAGCTCACAGAACGAATCAACGCCCATCTGCGCGACCTCAGCGACGCGGATCGGTGCATCTGGCGGTACATCGAGGGCAACCGTGCAGCGGCGTGCCGCGCGTCCATCCACGAACTCGCGCGTGCGTGCGCCGTGTCGAGTGCATCCGTCGTGCGATTCGCACAAAAGCTCGGCTTTGACGGCTTCGGTGAGATGAAAGCGGTCATGCGCATGGAGAAGACGGCATATCCCGTGCCCGCAAAAGATATTCGAACCTCGCTCGGCAGCTTCTATGATCAGACATGGCGCGAACTCATGCGGCGCGACTACACGCGTGCGAGCCGCCTCATCCGCGAGGCGCACCGCGTCTTTGCCTATGCCTCCGGCTATGTCCAGACGAATGTCATGCAGGAGATGAAGCGGCTCTTCGTCTACGACAACATCTTCATCTATGAGATCGCAGGGCGCGAGGAGTTCTACTCCGTCTATCAGACGGCGGGCAAGGACGATCTCTTCATCTTCATCTCCCTCTCGGGCGAATCCGAGCGCGTCGTAGAGTTCGCCGACCGCCTCAACCTCAAGGGCGTACCCATCCTCTCCATCACCGAGATGCGGCACAACGCGCTCGCCGCCCGCTCCACAGAGAATCTCTACGTCATGCCCGCAGAGTTTGCCCTGCCCGAAAACGAGGCACGTCTCCAGTTCAAATCCATGCTCGCATACTTTTTACTGCTCGAAATATGGTATGTGCACTATCGGCTCTTTGTGCAGGAAAGTGAAGCATAA